Within the Pseudomonas chlororaphis subsp. aurantiaca genome, the region CTCAACACACAAGTTGTAGTATTTGAAACCTAGTCACAAATACATTAAGTATTACCATTCCTCAGACCCTCTTATTCCACGTCAAAGGATGGAACCACTCATGAGCACAACCAGCAAAGATGCACCGGAACTGGAAACCGATGTCGGCTTCAACGCCCTCAAGGACAGCGAGGCCGCCCGCCGGGCCATGGACTACTACTTGAAACCGGCTATTGCAGAAGCGGCGATCGACGAGAAGTTCTTCGAGGTCAGACACAGCATCAGCAGCGAGGAAGCAATGATCCACGCTTCCGACCTGCTGCGCTGCGCCGCGGCCAGCGCCTACGAGGCCGCCGACCACCTGCGGGGAACCCGACGGGACCTGGCGTTTTCCGTGGTGCACATGATCGATATGGCCAAGGCGCTGGTGGATCGCTCGCTGGACAGCCAGCGCCAGGAATGAAATGCACGGCAGAATTCGCCCACGGCCGACCCGGCCGATGAACAAGGCTGACAACAGAGCCAGGAAATTATTTTCTGAAAGGCGGGGAAAAACATTTGACTTGCAAATGATAATGATTATTATTGCAAGCAACTGGTCGCGAGATCAGTCGATAACCCAAGAGACCTTAGGTCGGACTCCTGGATTATCTCCTCATCAGGCTAATCACGGTTTTTGACCCGGCTTTTTGCCGGGTCTTTTTTTTCTGCCAGTTTTTCTGGCTTGGCTTCAGGCTAATGAAGACTGGGTACCGCTAAATTGGCGGCGATGATAGCAAAAGAATGCCTCATTGCAAGCCGACGCCCGCCGCAACGGCTCGCAAATGCAAAAACAGCGCTTGAGAATCAATCGTATAGCTTCTAAGCTGCTTTCGCGTCAAGGACGACGCCCCCCCTCTCCTGCGGAAATTACCCCGGTATTTCCCTGCCTTGCTAAAGTAACGGCCATAAAAATCCTGTTCAGGAATCGACCATGACCGTGGCTCAAAGCTCGTTTCAAATCTCTGCCAATTTCGACAGCGGCAATATCGAAGTACTGGATGCCAGCAATCCCTCGCAAGTCCTGCTGGCCATCAAGCCCGACACTCGCAGCGCGCATTTCCAGTGGTTCCACTTCAAGGCCAGCGGCCTGCATGTCGGCCAGGAACACTGGTTCCGCCTGAGCAACGCCAGCAAATCCTCGTACAACAAGGCCTGGACCGGCTATCAGGCGGTGGCGTCCTACGACCACGTCAACTGGTTCCGCGTCCCGACGATTTTTGAAGGCGATACCCTGCGCTTCTGCCTGGAAGCCACCCAGACCCACGCCTGGTTCGCCTATTTCGAACCCTACAGCCGCGGCCGGCATGACTGGCTGATCGAGCAGGCGCTGACCAAGGCCGGCGCCGAACTGCTGGCCACCGGCAAAAGCGTCGAGGGTCGCGATATCCAGTTGCTGCGCAAAGGCAGCGGCGGCGAAGGCCGGCGCAAGGTCTGGATCATCGCCCAGCAGCACCCTGGCGAGCACATGGCCGAATGGTTCATGGAGGGGGTGATCGAACGCCTGCAGCACCGTGACGATGCCGAGCTGAACAGGCTGCTGGCCAGCGCCGATCTGTACCTGGTGCCGAACATGAACCCCGACGGCGCCTTCCACGGCCACTTGCGTACCAACGCCATGGGCCAGGACCTGAACCGCGCCTGGCAGAGCGCCAGCCAGGAGCTCAGCCCGGAAGTGCTGTTCGTCCAGCAACAGATGGAGCAGTACGGCGTCGACCTGTTCCTCGACGTGCACGGCGACGAAGAAATCCCCCATGTGTTCACCGCCGGCTGCGAAGGCAACCCGGGCTATACGCCACGCCTGGCCAAGCTCGAGGAGCATTTCCGCAGCCACCTGAAACACAAGACCCGGGACTTCCAGACCACCCACGGCTACACCAGGGACAAGCCTGGCGAAGCCAACATGACCCTGGCCTGCAACAGCGTCGGCGAGAAGTTCGACTGCCTGTCGCTGACCCTGGAAATGCCGTTCAAGGACCACGACGACAATCCCAACCCGCTCACCGGCTGGTCGGGAAAACGCTCGATGCAACTGGGCAAGGACGTTCTCAGCACCGTGGCCGACATGGTCGGCATCCTGCGCTGATCCTGTTGCGCCGGCACCCGCCGGCAATCCTCGGGCCCGAGCAAGCGCCCGTCCGCCGAGCGCAATTCCAGCGGTCGCAGCGGCAGCCCCTGCTCGCGGTCGACCATCAGCGAATGCGCTTCCCCCTCCTCGTAGAAATGCGCCTCGCCCCACTGCCGCAGACCGATGATCAGGTTGAACAGGCCGTTACCCTTCTGCGTCAGCACGTACTCCTGATAGGCACTGCCGTCCGACGCCGGCAGCACTTCGAAGATGCCGTGGGCCACCAGGGTCCGCAGGCGGGCGGCGAGGATGTTCTTGGCCATCCCCAAATTGCGCTGGAACTCGCTGAAGCGGCGGATGCCGTCGAAGGCATCGCGAATGATCAGCAGCGACCACCAGTCGCCGATAGCGTCCAGCGAACGGGCTACCGGGCATTCGGCGCCCTCCAGGCTTGTGCGTTTGACCATGATGCAGACTCGCGACAGGAAAGTGGTTGCAATATAAAACCAGCCTCTCTACCGTACAACTGGTTTCATAAAGAAACTAGAATTCACGGAGCCGAGCATGACAGCCGCAATCGCCCCTCTGCCATCCGCCACCATTCCGGCGTCGGTGGTGCTGCTCTTTGCCATTGCCTGCGGGCTGGCGGTGGGCAATGTCTATTACGCCCAACCCCTGCTCGACGCCATGGCCCACAGCCTGGACATGCCGCCGGCGACCATCGGCCTGGTCATCACCCTGACCCAGGTCGGCTATGGCCTCGGCCTGCTGTTCCTGGTGCCGCTGGGCGACCTGCTGAACCGCCGGCGCCTGATCGTCGGCCAGACGAGCTTGTCGGTCGTGGCCCTGTTGATGGTGGCATTGGCCGCGGACAGCACCTGGCTGTTGCTGGGCATGGCCCTGACCGGGTTGCTCGCGGTAGTGACCCAGGTG harbors:
- a CDS encoding DUF6124 family protein, whose protein sequence is MSTTSKDAPELETDVGFNALKDSEAARRAMDYYLKPAIAEAAIDEKFFEVRHSISSEEAMIHASDLLRCAAASAYEAADHLRGTRRDLAFSVVHMIDMAKALVDRSLDSQRQE
- a CDS encoding M14 family metallopeptidase, whose translation is MTVAQSSFQISANFDSGNIEVLDASNPSQVLLAIKPDTRSAHFQWFHFKASGLHVGQEHWFRLSNASKSSYNKAWTGYQAVASYDHVNWFRVPTIFEGDTLRFCLEATQTHAWFAYFEPYSRGRHDWLIEQALTKAGAELLATGKSVEGRDIQLLRKGSGGEGRRKVWIIAQQHPGEHMAEWFMEGVIERLQHRDDAELNRLLASADLYLVPNMNPDGAFHGHLRTNAMGQDLNRAWQSASQELSPEVLFVQQQMEQYGVDLFLDVHGDEEIPHVFTAGCEGNPGYTPRLAKLEEHFRSHLKHKTRDFQTTHGYTRDKPGEANMTLACNSVGEKFDCLSLTLEMPFKDHDDNPNPLTGWSGKRSMQLGKDVLSTVADMVGILR